The Prosthecomicrobium sp. N25 nucleotide sequence ATGCCGAGCTCTACGAGCGGGTCTACGACAAGGGGGCGATCGGCCGCTATCTGGTCGAGCAACTGATCGACTGGAACAGCCGTATGGTCGCCGGCCCGATCGAGCACCGTTCGCTCGGCGACAGCCCGGCCATCGGCGTCATCATGTACCCGGACTGCGGCAAGTGGGAGTACCGACCCGGACCCGAGTGGAACGCCGTGATGAACTATGTGCACACCGGCCAGAACCGGCCCGTGAAGGTCTATGAAAACGTCGACCAGCGCTTTATCCAGGAGGACTTCTTCGCCAAGCTGGCACGCTTCGCCAGGGGCTTGCGCGAATTCGCCAAATTCGACGGATGACGCCATGCGGCCGGAGCCGATCCTTCGACGGAAGCTCTACCAGGAGGTTCTCGAGCGGCTTCTCGGCCGGATCGAGAGCGGCGAGATCGCGCCCGGCGATCCGCTGCCCTCCGAGCGCGAGCTGATGGAGGCCTACGGGGTCGGCCGGCCCGCGATCCGCGAGGCCCTGCAGTCGCTCGAGCGCTGGGGCATCGTCACCATCAGCCACGGCGAGCGGGCGCGCCTGGTCGTGCCCTCCGCCGACAACCTCATCGCGCAGATCCAGGAGGGCGCCCGCCACCTGCTGCGCTCGGAGCCGCATTCGCTCGGGCACCTGAAGGACGCCCGGCTGTTCCTGGAGACCGGCCTCGCCCGCCTGGCGGCCGAGCGCGCCGACGAGGCCGGCATCGCGGAGCTTCGCGCGCGCCTCGACGAGCACAAGGCGGCGCTGGCGCGCCTCGACGAGTTCATCGACCGCGACATGGCCTTCCACCGGCAGGTGGCCCGGCTGACCGGCAATCCGATCTTCCCGGCCATCATCGAGGCCATGTTCAGCTGGCTGGCCGCCTACTACCGCTCGCTCGTCCGCGCCCCCGGCGCCGAGATGCTGACCATCGCCGAGCACGAGCGCATCCTCGCGGCGATCGCGGCCCGCGATCCGGATGCCGCCGCGGCCGCCATGCACGATCACCTGAGCCGCGCCAACGCGCTCTACCGCCGCTTCGAGGCCGGCGGCGAGGACGCGGGCGAGGACGGCCGGGGCGGCGGCGGGCCGCCGTCGTGACGCCCGAGCGGCGCCTCGCGCTCTTCGGCACCGCCGAGCCCCCGCCGGCGACCCTGTCCCTGCAGGCCGGCGCGCTCACGCTCGATCTCGTCGACGGCGCCGTCGGGACCGTCACGCGGAACGGCGTCGAGATCCTGCGCGGCATCGCCTTCCTGATCCGCGACGAGGCCTGGGGGACGCCCGCCGCGGAGTTGGAGCCGCTCGCCGTCGAGACCCGCCCGGACGGGTTCCGGGTCGCGTGGCGCGGGCGCATCGCGGTCGCCGGCGCCGCCTTCGCCTTCACGGCCCGCCTCGAGGGCGACCCCGACGGGCACCTGCTCTTCGCCGTCGAGGGCGCCGCGGACGCCGACCTGAAGACCAACCGGGCCGGCTTCGTCCTCCTTCACCCGGCGGGCTTCGCCGGCCTCCCCGTCACCCTGCACACTGTCGACGGCGGCCGCACCGACGCGGTCTTCCCGACCGTGATCAGCCCCGGCCAGCCCTTCTTCGACCTGCGCGCCCTGGAGGTCCGGCTCGACGGCGTCGGCCGGGTGACCTGCCGGATGGAGGCCTCCCTCCCCGGAGACCCGCTCGGCCGCTTCGAAACCGAGGACCAGCGCAACTGGGGCGACGCCTCCTACAAGACCTACGTCGGCTCCCTCCTCGACCCCTGGCCCTACGTCCTGCAGGCCGGCCGCCCCCTGGCGCAGCGCATCGGGATCACCGTCGAGCCGGAGGCGCCGCAAGCGCGCGTCCGCTCCCGCTCCGCGCCGGCGGCCGCGGCGGTCCCTGCCCCCGTCCGCCTTCCGGTCTTCGGGCTCGGCGTTCCCCACGGCCTGGACCGGGCCGACCCCGCCGACCGCGATCGCGTGGCGGCCCTCGGGCTCCGCCGGCTTGTGGTCGAGGCGGACCTGCGGCGGCCCGGCGTCGAGGGTCACCTGCGCGCCGCGGCGGCCCTCGCGGCCCGGACCCGGGCCGACGTGCAGGTCGAACTGGTCACCCCCGCCGCGTCGCCGGCCCGCACGGAGCTCGAGGCCGCGGCCCGCCTGCTCGCTGCCGCCGGGCTCGCGCCGGAGTCCGTCCTGGTCTGCCCGGCGCCGCTCCTGAAGAGCTACCAGCCGGTCGGCCCCTGGCCCGACATCGAGCCGCTGGAGGCCTGGTACGCCGCCGCCCGGGCCGCCTTCCCGGGCGCGCGCCTCGGCGGCGGCATGCTGACGAACTTCACCGAGCTGAACCGGAAGCGCCCCGACCCTTCCGGCCTGGACTTCATCTCCCACACGACGACCGCCATCGTGCACGCCGCGGACGACCGCTCCGTGATGGAGACCCTCGAGACGCTGCCCCAGATCGCCGCCAGCGTCGCCGTGCTCTGGCCCGGCCTGCCCTACCGGCTCGGTCCCTCCTCGATCGCCATGCGGTCGAACCCCTACGGCGCTACCCTGCCTGAGAATCCGGGCTGGACGCGCATGCCGCTCGCCGACCGTGACCCGCGCCACCGCGCCCTCTTCGGCGCCGCCTGGACGGTCGGGTATGTGGCCGCGCTCGTTCCCTCGGCCCTGGAGGCGATCGCCCTCCATGCGAGCCACGGCCCCCTCGGCCTCGGCGAGGGCGCCCGCCTCTTCCCGGTCTTTCATGTGATGGCCGCCCTCGCGGAGGCGTCGGGCCGGGAGGCGGTCGCGTTGGACCTGCCGAAGTCGCTCGCCGGCCTCGCCTGGCGCGGGCCCGCCGGCACCACGGCGCTGGTCGCCAACCCGACCGCCGAGCCGGCGGACTGGCCCTTTGCGGCCCGGCCCGCCCGGGTCCTCGACGCCGCGAGCCTGGCGCCTGCGGGCGCGGACCCTGCCTGGATCCGGGCCGCGCCCACCCCCGCGCCCGCCCGCCTCGACGCCTTCGCGGTCGCGCTCGTGGCGATCGGCTAGAGCCTTCGGTCGCTCAGTCCCGTTCGGCGAGGACGAGGTAGTCGGCATTGAGCGCCGGCTGCAGGATCGTCGACGCTGCGCCGGGCAGGACCTCCGGCCAGAAGGCGGCCCGCGCCTCCAGGTCGATCGCCGTCACACGCCAGCCGGCGAGGTCGGCCGCGAGGACGAGGTCGGTCGGCGCGGGGCAGTAGACCGCGATCCGGCGGCCGTCCGCCGACGCCATGGCACGCGCCTCGGGACCGCCCGTCGTCAGGAGCCCGGTGGGGTCGAGGGCGAAGAGGGCGTGGGTCTCGAAGAGGTGCCGGGCGAAGCCCATGTCGACGGCCCCGGGAAGCTGCAGGGCGTCCTCCCAGTCGAAGGGCTCCAGCGAGCGCGCCCGGGCCAGGAAGTCGAAGCCGCGCCGGTGGAAGCTCCACACGCCGTGCGCCCCGTAGGCCACGCCCATCTTGGCACCCGACATCAGGCTCTGCCACGCGGCGCGCCGCACCTCGGCGCGCGACCAGCGGCTGCCGTCGGGCGCGATCCGCCCGTGGCCCTCGTAGCAGGGCTCGGAGTTCAGGACCGGGATCGGCTTCGGGTAGGCCCGGAACTTCTCGGCGAGCCGCCAGGCCCGGTCGGCGTGGGCCACGTGGTGCCCGGACTGGAAGGAGTAGAAGTCGACCGCCGTGTCGAAGGGCGGGGGAAGGTCGCCCTCCGGGTGCAGGTGCATGGAGATCGTCGCCTCCGGCCAGACGGCCCTTACGGCGTCGAGGGCGGCGCCGTAGTAGGGAGCCTCCATCTCGGACTCGAATCGGGTGTCGCCGCTGATCACCATCACGGGCTCGAAGCGCCGGAACCGCTCCGTCACGTGCCGCGCGTAGGGGGCGACGTTCGCCAGCGCCATCGCGGAGGCGATCGGGCTGCCGCGCGAGCAGCGGGTATCGGGCACGTAGCTGCACCACAGCACCGTGAGCACGGGGAGGAAGCCGGCCTCCACGGCCATGCCGACCATCCGCTCGGCGCGATCGAAATAGGCCGGGTTGGGCCTCGCGAAATCCCAGCGCCCGTCCGGGTGGAGTTCGAAGGGCGGGATCTCGCTCGGCGGCACGCTGCGGTCGTGGGTGATCGGCAGGATGCTGATCTGCAGCGCCGTGAAGCCCTGCCGCCTGCGCACCGCCAGGTAGCGCGCCCATTCGTCGTAGTCGACATTCGAGAAGGTCGCCCAGACGGTATCGGCCAGGTAGAAGAAGGCCTTGCCGTCCTTCAGGAAATGATCGCCGGTGGGCGCGCGCGTCAGACGAGCCATGGGGGCCTCCGGGCCGGACCGGTTGCGCCGACCTATCATGTCATCATACCAGCGCATGGGTCTATGTCCATGGCTGCCCGGAGCTCGGCGCAGCCCGGCGAGATCTCCAAAGGGAACGGGGGCGCTCCGAGCGAAATCGGACGAAGGGTCCCAATCGCTTTGAATCATCCCGAAGTTTTTACCTTAATTTCCGACCCGGTGCAGTCAGACGTGCTACGCCAAGTTGCTGGGGGTGGAACCTCTAGAACGACACCTAAATTCTGATATACTGGCGCAAAATGGCTCAGCTGCAGAATTCCGGTGAACATGGTACCCCGCCCCGTATCCGTGATCGTCCCTGCCTACAATGCATCCCAGTTTTTAGAGAGAACCCTGGACTCTGCGCTCAAGCAGACGATTTCTCCGGTCGAAATCCTTGTGGTCGACGATGGGTCGAAGGACCGGACACCGGAAATTGTTCGGCAATACGAGAAACGCGAGGCCCGTGTACGCCTGATCCAACAAACCAACGCGGGTGTCGCTGCGGCACGCAATACGGGTATACGGCTCAGCCAGGGGGAATACATCGCGCCCCTGGATGCGGACGACCTCTGGGCTCCCCACAAGCTGGAGCGGCAAGTGGCCCGGCTCGAGGCGGGCGGCGCGGACGTCGGGTACGTCTACACCCTGTATCGCCTTATCGAGGCCGACGACACGGTCGTGTTCGACCGCAAGCCCTACCGCCCGGAGGGCTGGGTCTTCCTCCAGCAGGCGATCCAGAACTTCATCGGCTGCGGCAGTTCGGTGCTGATGCGGCGCTCCGCCGTGTTCGAGATGGGCGGCTATTCGAGCCGCCTCCGCGAGGAGGGCCTGGAGGGCTGCGAGGACTTGTTTCTGCAACTCTCGATCGCGGCCAGCTACCGGGTACTCGCGGTGCCGGAGCATCTGCTGGGGTACCGGCGCACGCCCAACAACATGTCGAGCGATTGGTACCGCATGGCCCAGTCGCGCCGGGCCGTTCTGGAGAGCTTCCTCGCCCGGTCGTCCGGCGAGGTCGCCGAGGTTCTGCAGGACGCCCTGTTCCGGACCGACCTCAACGTGCTGCGCGTCGGGCTGAAGCGGATGAAGCTCGCCGCCGTCGCCCGGGTCGTGTCCGACCGCGCCCGGATCCACGACGTCCGCCTCGCCGAGTTCGCGGGTGAGTTGAAGAAGATGACCATGCGCCGGCTCGGCCGCGCCGTCCCGTCCGGGGATGCGGGCCGACCTCAGGGCCGCCGCTTCGAGGACTACGAGCCGGACGAACTGGTCGACGGCGGCCCCGATCCCGACCTCGCCGTCCTGATGGCGCGTGCCCGCGCGGTCGACGCCGTCCGTGGCGGCCGCTACCTGGACAGCCCGCCCGAGCTCGGGCACCTCGCGGCGGATCCGTCGTGAGCGCGAACCCCTCGAAGGTGCTCGTGGCCGGCGGGGCCGGCTTCATCGGCTCGCACCTGGTCGACCGCCTCCTCGGACGCCCCGACGTCGGCCGCCTCGTGGTGGTCGACAACCTCTGGACGGGCGCCCGGGAGAACCTGGCCCATGTCGACGACGGCCGCTTCGCGCTGGCGGTGACGGACGTCGAGCGCTTCGCCACCGAAGAGCGCTTCGACGAGATCTACCAGCTCGCCTCGCCGGCATCGCCGCAGTGGTACATGTCGGACCCGGTCCGCACCATCTCGGCCAACGTCATGGGGACGATGCGCCTCCTCGACCTGCTCGCGCCCGGGGGGCGGATCTGCTTCACGTCGACCTCCGAGGTCTACGGCGATCCGCTCGTCACACCGCAGCCGGAGAGCTACCGCGGGTCGGTCGACTGCACCGGTCCGCGCTCGTCCTATGACGAGGGCAAGCGCTGCACCGAGGCGCTCCTCTCCGAGGTCGCCCGCGTCCACGGCACCGATGTCCGCATCGCGCGCCTCTTCAACGTCTATGGCCCGCGCACCAAGCCGGACGACGGCCGGGCGATCTCGAACTTCATCACCAGCGCGCTCTCCGGGGAGCCCATCACGATCTACGGCGACGGCCTGCAGTCCCGCAGCTGGGGCTACGTGGACGACATCATCGACGGGCTGGAGAAGCTGTTCTGGTCGGTCCCGCACGGCTATGCCGGTCCAGTCAACATCGGCAACGACCGTGAGGTCCCGGTCCTGACCGTGGCCCAATATGTCGCGAGCCTGATCCCCGGCGCCCGCATCGTGCACGGCGAGCCCGCCCCGCAGGACCCGAGCAACCGCTGCCCCGACCTCACCCTCGCCCGTTCGCTCCTGCCCGGCTGGTCCTGCGAGATCCCCTACGAGGAGGGCGTGCGCAGGACCCTCGAGTGGTTCGCGGCCCGCCTGTCGCCCCCCGCGGCCGAGGGAGGCGCGACGCCGGACCCCGGGGCATGAGCGCAGCGGCCAACAGCGCGGCTGTGCCCCCCTGCACGGTGACGGTCGTCGTCGCGACCTACAACCATGTCCGGACCATCGGGGCGGCCATCGAGAGCGCCCTGGCGCAGCGTCTCGAAGAGCCCGTGGAGATCATCGTCAGCGAGGACCGGTCCACGGACGGGACCCGCGAAATCGTCGAGGCCATGGCGGCCCGGTCCCCCGACCGGATCCGCACCCTGCTCTCGACGGAGAACCTGCATTCCAACGAGGTGATCGCCCGGGCGCTGCGCGCCGCCCGCGGCCGTTATGTCGCCCTCCTGGACGGCGACGACCTGTGGACCGATCCCGACCGGCTCCGCCGCCAGGTGGCCTTCCTGGACGCGCATCCGGACTGCGCCGCCGTCTTCATGAACGCCCTCGTGGCGGAGGGCGACCGGGTCACCGACCGGCGCTGGACGCGCGCGGACCTGCCGCCCCGCTTCGGCCCGGACGAGATCTGGGCGGGCAACCCCTACGCCACCTGCGCCGGCCTGTTGCGCCGGTCGGCCCTCCTGCCCGTTCCCGACTGGTATGCCGGCTTCTTCCCGGTCACCGACTGGCCGCTCTATGTCCTCGCCGCCCGGCACGGCTGGCTCGCCTTCCTGGACGAGCCTGTCGGCGTCTACCGGCTCCACGCCGACGGGCTCTACTCGCGCCTCTCGGAAGACGCCAAGCTCACCGCGGTGGAGCGTTTCTACCGGCGCATGATCGCCGAGGCGGGGCCGGATTTCGCCGACCGGGCGCGACGGGGCGGGGCGCGCTTCTTCCTCGACTGGGCGGAAGCCTTCCTGGAGCGCGGCGAGCCGGCCCGCGCCTGGTCCTGTCTCGCCCGCTCGCTCCGCTTCGCCGTCGCCCGCGGCCGCCTGCCGTCGCGTCGGGCCTTCGGGCTCGGCCTCGACCTGGTCCGCCGGGCCGTGAGGTCCGCATGAGCGCGGCGGCGGGCCACCGTGATCCCGTTCCGCCGGTCGCGCCCGGCGTGCCGCGCCCGCGCTGGTCGGTGATGATCCCGGCCTACCGGAGCGCCCGCACGATCGGCGCCACGCTGGAGAGCGTCCTCGCCCAGGCGCCCGGGCCCGACGAGATGCAGATCGAGGTGGTCGACGACGGGTCCGGCGACGAGGCGGAGCGCATCGTCCGGGCCCTGGGGCGGGGCCGGGTCGGCTTCCGCGCCCATGACAGCAATCTCGGCCACATCCGGACCTTCCACGATTGCCTTCTCGCCGCGCGCGGCCAACTCGTGCATCTGCTCCATGCCGACGACCTCGTCCGGCCCGGATTCTACGCGGCTCTCGGCGCCGCCTTCGAGGCCTGCCCCGACCTTGGCGCCGCCTACTGCCGCGCCGTCTACGTCGACGAGGCCGGCCGGGAGCTCGGCATGGTCCCGGAAGCCTTCCCGGCCGCCGGGCCGATCCCGGACGCGGCCGCCTTCCTGGCCGCCGAACAGCGCATCATGACGCCCGCCATCGTGGTCCGCCGCGCCGCCTACGAGGCGCTCGGCGGCTTCGACCGGCGCTTCGACTGCGCCGAGGACTGGGAGATGTGGGTGCGCATCGCCGCGAGTTACCCGATCTGGTACGAGCCGCGGCCGCTCGCCCTGTACCGCATGCACCCGGACTCTAACACCGGCCGTCACGTCCGCTCGGCGGCCGATGCCGCGGCCAACCGGCTGGCCATCTCGGTGATCTCCGGCTATCTGCCGCCCGACCGCGCCGGCGCGGTCGCCCGGAGCGCCCGGCGCACCTACGCGTCGAGTGCGATCGACAGCGCGGCCGCCCTGCTGAGGGCGGGCGATCCCGGCGCCGCGCTGGCGCAGGCTCGCGAGGCGCTCCGCCTTTCGCCCGCCGCCGCGCTCCGCCGCGCCGTCCGCATCCTCGCATCCCGGGGGACCCCTGTTGCCAGACGCTCCTGACCGCCCGGCCGCCCCGCCTCGCCTCGCGCTTGCGGGCTGCGGGGCGGTCGCGCGCCTCTATGCCGGCCCGGCGCTCGCCCGCCTCGCCGGGCAAGGGGTGCTCGCGGTCTCCGCCCTCTACGACCCCGACCCGGCGGCGGTGGACGCCCTGAAGGCCCTGCTGCCGGGGGCCGAGGCCGTCCCGCGCTTCGATGCCCTGCTGCCGAAAGCCGACGTCGTCCTGCTGGCCGGACCGCCGCGGACCCGGGCCGAGCAGGGCCTGGCGGCCCTCGCGGCCGGCCGCGCCGTCTTCGCCGAGAAGCCGCTCGCCGCCGGCGCGACCGCCGCCCGCACCCTGGTCGAGGCGGCCGAAGCAGCCGGCGTGCCGCTGGGCGTCGGCCTCGTGCGCCGCTTCTTTCCCGCAACCGCCGCGGTCCGCTCCCTTCTCGCCGCCGGCGCGATCGGGACCGTCCGCCGCGTGACCTGGTTCGAGGGCGGCCCCTTCGCCTGGCCGGTCGCCTCGCCGGCCTACTTCTCGCGCAGCGCCTTCGGGGGCGGGGTGACGGAGGACATCGGCACCCATGTGGTCGACCTGCTCGCCTGGTGGCTGGGACCCCTGACGCTCGTCGACGCCGCCGACGACGCGATGGGCGGGGTCGACGCCAACGCCCGGATCCGCCTCGCCGCCGGGGAGGCCGCGATCGACGTCCGGCTCAGCCGCGACTGGGCCCGCCCGAACCGCGCCGTGCTGGAGGGGGATCGCGGACGGCTGGTCTGGGACACCGAGGACATCGGCGCGGTCGCCCTCGAGCCGCTGGACGGCCCGCCCGGGCGCCTCGTCCTCGACGGCGCGCCGGATTTCGTCGACGCCTACGCGGCCCAGATCGCCGACTTCGCCGCCGCCGCCCGTGCCGGCCGGCCGCCGCGCGTCCCGGCCCGGGCCGGGCTCGACGCCGCCCTCCTGGTCGAGGCGTGCCGGGCGCGTCGTCGGCTGATGGACATGGGATGGCTCACGGACGGTGAGCGCGCCGCCGCCGCGCGGCTCGCGGAGGCCGCGCCATGACGCGGACCGCGGTCCTGGGCGCGGCCGGGTTCATCGGCAGCCGTGCGGTCGAGATGCTGCATCTGGAGCGCCCGGGCTCGGTCGTGCCGATCGCCCGCCGTCCCGAGCGGCTCGCCGGCGCCGCCCGCTTCGCCCTCGACATGCGGGTCGCCGACGCGCGCGACGAGGGTGCCCTGACGGCCGCCTTCGCGGGGATCGATGCCGTCGTCCATGCGGTCGCGGGCGATCCGGCCACCATCCTGGGCGCGGTCGCGCCGGTCTACCGCGCCGCCGCCGCGGCCGGCGTCCGCCGCATCGCGGTCCTCAGCACCGCCTCGGTGCACGGCCAGGACCCCGAGCCGGGCACCGACGAGACGAGCCCGCTCTCCGACCGCCAGTCGATCCCCTACAACAACGCCAAGGTCCGCGCCGAACGCCTCTGGTTCGACCTCCGGCGCGGCGGGTCCGTGGAGGTCGTGCTTCTGCGCCCCGGCATCGTCCACGGGCCCCGCTCCTCCTGGATCGCCGGCTTCGCGGACGAATGCCTGGCCGGCACCGCCTATCTGGTGGACGGCGGGCGCGGCGTCTGCAACGCCGCCTATGTCGACAACGTCGTCCATGCCGTCCGGCTGGCCCTGGCGGTCCCGGAGGCGGACGGGCGCGCCTATATCGTCGGGGACGCCGAGCTCGTCACCTGGGCGGACCTGCTCTGCCCGGTCGCCGCCGCACTCGGCCGCGAGATCGACGAAATGTCGGTGTCCCTGGAGCAGGCCCGGGCCACCCTGCGCCGGCCGTCGCCCCGCGACGCCATCAGCGCGGCGCTTCACCGCCGCCTGCCCCGGCCGGTCGTCGCCGGCCTGAAGGCGGCCTACCGGGAATGGCGGGGCCGCCGCCCGGCCGCGTCCGGCCCCGGCCGGGAGATCACGGAGGAGCGCATCCTGCTGCACACCGCCCGCACCCGCCTCGGTTTCGACCGCGCCCGCCGCGAGCTCGGCTACGAGCCGCCCGTCGCCTTCGACGAGGCGACGCGGAGGACGCTCGCCTGGCTCGACTTCGCCGGGTATCCGGTCGTCCGAGACTTCGCCGGCTATCCGGTCGCGCTTCCCGGGAGGCGGCAGCCATGACGCGCGTCTCGGCGGTCGTCACCACCTACGACCACGCCCGCTTCCTGGGCGAGGCGATCGACAGCATCCTGGCCCAGACCCGCCCGGCCGACGAGATCATCGTGGTCGACGACGGCTCCGCCGACGACCCGGCTGCGGTGGTCGCCCGCTACGGTGCGCCCGTCCGTCTGATCCGCCAGGCGAATGCCGGCCTGTCGGCGGCCCGCAACACCGGGCTCGCGGCCGCGACGGGCGACATGATCCTGTTCCTCGACGCCGACGACCGGCTTCGCCCGGAGATGATCGCCCGGACGCTGGAGGCCCTCGCGGCCTGCCCGGACTGCGCCTTCGCGTACGGCGCCTATGCGTTCGTGGACGAGGCCGGCAACGACCTCGGCACGGTCCGCCTGAAGCCACCGGGCGACGATGCCTATGCCGACTTCGTCTCCGGCAACATCGTGGGCATGCACGGGACCGTCCTGTACCGGCGCGCCGCGGTGTTGGCCGCGGGCGGCTTCGACCCGAGCCTCAGGGCCTGCGAGGACTACGACCTCTACCTGCGCCTGGCGCGCTCGCATCCGGTCCGGGCCGTTGACGCCGTTCTGGCCGACTACCGCCGCCACGGGACAAACATGTCGCTCGGCATCCCGCGCATGCTGGACGCCGCCCTGACGGTCGTCGGCCGTCACCGGGAGCCGCCGCCGGGCCGCACCGGCTGGGCCGAGCGCCACGCCGCGTCGATTGCGGCCTGGAAGGCCTTCTACGCCGCCCAGCAGCTCGGCCAGCTCGCCGGGGCGCTGAAGCGCCGGAAGGGCGTCGCCGCCCAGCTCGCCGCCAGCGCCCGCATCGCCCGCATCGCGCCGGGCCAGGTCCTCCGCGACCTGCGGCGCCGGGCCGGCGGCCTCCGCCGCAAGCTGCGCCGGCGCCTCCCCGGCGCCCGCATCCGCTTCGGCGACCTCGCCCGGACCACACCGGTCAGCACCGCCTTCGGGTACGACCGCGGCAAGCCGCTCGACCGGCGCTACATCGAGGCCTTCCTGGCCGCCCACGCCGCCGATATCCGCGGCCGCGTCCTGGAGATCGGCGACGCCGCCTATTCGACCCGCTTCGGCGGACCGGCCGTCACACGGCAGGATGTGCTCAACCGCCATCCCGGCCACCCCGCGACGACCTTCGTGGGCGACCTCGCCGACGGCGCCGGCCTACCCGCCGACGCCTTCGACTGCATCGTCCTGACCCAGACCCTGCACCTCGTCTTCGACATGCCGGCCGCGGTCGCCACCCTGCACCGCAGCCTGAAGCCGGGCGGGGTCCTGCTGGCGACCGTGCCCTGGGCGAGCCCCATCGACCGCGGCGAATGGGGGGCGGAATGGTACTGGTCCGTCTCCCCCGCCGCGCTCCGCCGCCTGCTCTCCGGCCCCTTCGCGCCCGAACGGACCGAGGTGGTCCCCTACGGCAACGTCATGGCCGCCGCCGCCTTCCTGTACGGGCTCGCCGAGCACGAGCTCAGGCCGGATCAGCTCGACGTCCACGACCCGCACTGCCCGGTCGTCGTCGCGGGCCGCGCCGTCAAGACCGAGGTGTCGCGGTGAGCCTGCGCGGCAGGGCGGCGGCCTTGGCGCGCCGGATCCGGCTCCTGATCGGGGCGGAGCGACCGATCGTCCTGATGTACCACCGGGTCGAGACGCTGCAGGTCGACCCCTGGCGGCTCGCCGTCGCCCCGGACCGTTTCGCCCGCCAGATCGCGCTCCTCTCCCGCCGCCGCCGCGTCGTGCCGCTGTCCTGGCTGGCCGGCGAACTCGCGGCGGGCCGCCTGCCGCGCCACGTGGCGGCCGTCACCTTCGACGACGGCTATGCCGACCTTTACCGGAACGCCCTGCCGGTGCTGGCCGCGGCGCGCTGCCCCGCCACCGTCTTCGTTACCACGGGCGCGACCGACCGCCCCGACGGCTTCTGGTGGGACGCCCTCACCCGCCTGGTGCTGGAGACCCCGGTCCTGCCGCCCCGCCTCGACCTCGCCGCCGGCGGCCTGCGCGTCGCCGGCGCGGTGCCGGAAGATCCCGCCGGGCGCGGCGCCCTCCTGGCCGCGATCCACGGACCGTTACGTGTCGCCGGCGAGGCCGCCCGCCGCGATGCGATGGCGGCGCTCCACGACTGGGCCGGGCTCGCGCCGGAGCCCCGCCCGCGCGACCGCGCCATGACCTCGGCCGAGATCGCCGCCATGGCGGCGAGCGGCTGGGTCGAGATCGGGGGCCACACCGTCACCCATCCCTCCCTGCCGGCCCTGTCGCCGGAGGCGGCGGCGGCCGAGGTCCGCGAGGGCCGGGAGTGCTGCCGGGCCCTCTCCGGCCAGCCGGTCACCGGGTTCGCCTACCCGTTCGGTGACCAGGACCCCGCCGTGCGCGCGGCGGTGCGCGAGGCCGGCTTCGGCCATGCGGTCACCACCGTGGCCGCCCCCGCCCGTGCCGGCACGGATCCGCTGGCGATCCCCCGCCTCCTGGCCGCCGACTGGGACGAGGAGACCTTCGCGCAGGAGGTGCTCCGCCATGGCTGACCCCGCGGCCGCGCCGGCCGTCACAGCGGCGATCGTGGTGCTCGACGGCGAGCGTTTCATCGGCGAGGCGCTGGCGAGCATCCGCGACCAGACCTTCCGGGACTGGGAGCTCGTGGTGGTGGACGACGGCTCGACCGACCGCACCGCTTCGCTGGTGGAGGCCTTCGGGGCGGAGCGGCCCGGCCGCGTCTGCCTGCTCCGCCACCCGGGCGGCGGCAATCGCGGCATCGCGGCCTCCCGCAACCTCGCGATCGCCCGCGCCCGCGGTCGCTACGTCGCCTTCCTGGACGCCGACGACGTGTGGCTGCCGGAGAAGCTCGCCGAACAGGTCGCGATCCTGGATGCCGACCCGGAGCTCGGGCTCG carries:
- a CDS encoding apiosidase-like domain-containing protein, with the protein product MARLTRAPTGDHFLKDGKAFFYLADTVWATFSNVDYDEWARYLAVRRRQGFTALQISILPITHDRSVPPSEIPPFELHPDGRWDFARPNPAYFDRAERMVGMAVEAGFLPVLTVLWCSYVPDTRCSRGSPIASAMALANVAPYARHVTERFRRFEPVMVISGDTRFESEMEAPYYGAALDAVRAVWPEATISMHLHPEGDLPPPFDTAVDFYSFQSGHHVAHADRAWRLAEKFRAYPKPIPVLNSEPCYEGHGRIAPDGSRWSRAEVRRAAWQSLMSGAKMGVAYGAHGVWSFHRRGFDFLARARSLEPFDWEDALQLPGAVDMGFARHLFETHALFALDPTGLLTTGGPEARAMASADGRRIAVYCPAPTDLVLAADLAGWRVTAIDLEARAAFWPEVLPGAASTILQPALNADYLVLAERD
- a CDS encoding glycosyltransferase, giving the protein MSAAANSAAVPPCTVTVVVATYNHVRTIGAAIESALAQRLEEPVEIIVSEDRSTDGTREIVEAMAARSPDRIRTLLSTENLHSNEVIARALRAARGRYVALLDGDDLWTDPDRLRRQVAFLDAHPDCAAVFMNALVAEGDRVTDRRWTRADLPPRFGPDEIWAGNPYATCAGLLRRSALLPVPDWYAGFFPVTDWPLYVLAARHGWLAFLDEPVGVYRLHADGLYSRLSEDAKLTAVERFYRRMIAEAGPDFADRARRGGARFFLDWAEAFLERGEPARAWSCLARSLRFAVARGRLPSRRAFGLGLDLVRRAVRSA
- a CDS encoding NAD-dependent epimerase/dehydratase family protein — its product is MSANPSKVLVAGGAGFIGSHLVDRLLGRPDVGRLVVVDNLWTGARENLAHVDDGRFALAVTDVERFATEERFDEIYQLASPASPQWYMSDPVRTISANVMGTMRLLDLLAPGGRICFTSTSEVYGDPLVTPQPESYRGSVDCTGPRSSYDEGKRCTEALLSEVARVHGTDVRIARLFNVYGPRTKPDDGRAISNFITSALSGEPITIYGDGLQSRSWGYVDDIIDGLEKLFWSVPHGYAGPVNIGNDREVPVLTVAQYVASLIPGARIVHGEPAPQDPSNRCPDLTLARSLLPGWSCEIPYEEGVRRTLEWFAARLSPPAAEGGATPDPGA
- a CDS encoding glycosyltransferase; protein product: MSAAAGHRDPVPPVAPGVPRPRWSVMIPAYRSARTIGATLESVLAQAPGPDEMQIEVVDDGSGDEAERIVRALGRGRVGFRAHDSNLGHIRTFHDCLLAARGQLVHLLHADDLVRPGFYAALGAAFEACPDLGAAYCRAVYVDEAGRELGMVPEAFPAAGPIPDAAAFLAAEQRIMTPAIVVRRAAYEALGGFDRRFDCAEDWEMWVRIAASYPIWYEPRPLALYRMHPDSNTGRHVRSAADAAANRLAISVISGYLPPDRAGAVARSARRTYASSAIDSAAALLRAGDPGAALAQAREALRLSPAAALRRAVRILASRGTPVARRS
- a CDS encoding glycosyltransferase family 2 protein; the encoded protein is MVPRPVSVIVPAYNASQFLERTLDSALKQTISPVEILVVDDGSKDRTPEIVRQYEKREARVRLIQQTNAGVAAARNTGIRLSQGEYIAPLDADDLWAPHKLERQVARLEAGGADVGYVYTLYRLIEADDTVVFDRKPYRPEGWVFLQQAIQNFIGCGSSVLMRRSAVFEMGGYSSRLREEGLEGCEDLFLQLSIAASYRVLAVPEHLLGYRRTPNNMSSDWYRMAQSRRAVLESFLARSSGEVAEVLQDALFRTDLNVLRVGLKRMKLAAVARVVSDRARIHDVRLAEFAGELKKMTMRRLGRAVPSGDAGRPQGRRFEDYEPDELVDGGPDPDLAVLMARARAVDAVRGGRYLDSPPELGHLAADPS
- the nanR gene encoding transcriptional regulator NanR, with the protein product MRPEPILRRKLYQEVLERLLGRIESGEIAPGDPLPSERELMEAYGVGRPAIREALQSLERWGIVTISHGERARLVVPSADNLIAQIQEGARHLLRSEPHSLGHLKDARLFLETGLARLAAERADEAGIAELRARLDEHKAALARLDEFIDRDMAFHRQVARLTGNPIFPAIIEAMFSWLAAYYRSLVRAPGAEMLTIAEHERILAAIAARDPDAAAAAMHDHLSRANALYRRFEAGGEDAGEDGRGGGGPPS